A genomic segment from Spinacia oleracea cultivar Varoflay chromosome 3, BTI_SOV_V1, whole genome shotgun sequence encodes:
- the LOC130469714 gene encoding uncharacterized protein: MANNNDLAAAIRLLAEKLAQERTERPDSAGDMFERFAKVKPPYFKGQADPTFLERWIREFEKLFWAVNCPENMKVGQAVLYLKDEADLWWKENRTKLSVVEGFNWDSFVVALREKFYPPFITKRKAQEFINLGMGSMTIAEYYSKFIAMSRIAPEVVATEEIKAQRFEQGLTDEFQLGLGGEIFTSLDNVYERTVHIYGLQSIRDAKNVVGEKRKEFNVQENQGNFKRNMNENRNENGNGNFRGGNSQGHNNRSKSERVYHCKRCNNNHPGKDCKGKLVNCHYCQKRGHREFECFIKHRKEQNSNGGGNQERFNQSGDQNSKPGGAQNNQENYNKPANDNNNQDKAQGKLFMMSRNEAEL, from the exons atggccaacaataatgacctagctgctgctattcgcctcttggcggaaaaactagcccaggaaagaactgagcgccccgattctgcaggggacatgtttgaaaggtttgcgaaagttaagccaccatacttcaaggggcaagcagacccgaccttcctagaacgctggattagggagtttgaaaaaCTATTTTGGGCGGTAAATTGtcctgaaaatatgaaagtaggccaagctgtcctttacctaaaagatgaggccgatctatggtggaaagaaaatagaactaagctaagtgttgttgaaggatttaattgggactcatttgttgttgcattgagggaaaagttttatcctccttttataacaaaacgaaaagcgcaggaattcataaaccttgggatggggagtatgaccatcgctgaatattatagcaaatttatagcgatGTCGAGGATCGCACCTGAAGTTGTAGCCACAGAAgagataaaggctcagaggtttgagcaagggttgaccgatgagttccagttgggattaggtggagaaatctttacctctttagataatgtgtatgAGAGAACCGTTCATATTTACGGTTTGCAGTCCATAAGGGACgcgaaaaatgttgttggggagaaaagaaaagagtttaatgtccaggaaaaccaagggaatttcaagaggaatatgaatgagaataggaatgaaaatggaaatggaaattttcgaggaggaaacagtcaggggcacaacaataggagtaaatccgagagagtgtatcactgcaagaggtgcaacaataaccaccctgggaaggactgtaaaggaaaattggtgaattgccactattgtcagaaaagggggcatagagagtttgagtgcttcattaagcacagaaaggaacaaaatagtaatggaggtgggaaccaagagaggtttaaccagtctggagatcaaaattcaaagcctggaggggcacaaaacaatcaagagaactataataagcctgcaaatgataacaacaaccaggATAAGGCTCAGGGCAAACTATTCatgatgagtagaaatgaagctgaac tctga